Proteins found in one Acinetobacter sp. XH1741 genomic segment:
- a CDS encoding mechanosensitive ion channel — translation MNEFLNGPHGAQFDAMYYWDQFHPILAAIVILLVGWIIALLVAAGVKKLLQKVNTNARLSSATGRAPNIEGLISKVVFWFILILAVVAALNVLNISGVSGPFSNMVNQVLVYIPNIIAAVVVGFIGWIVARLVRAGVTNVLSRTQLDDKLSNEVGVGGISQNIGEILYWLVLLLFLPIVLSILGLTGLLIPVQNMVNEAIAFLPNIFIAGVIVFVGYILAKIVRGIVEGLINSLGVQAQAEKIGLFKNSNVGKFLGSFVFAIIIITTLIVAFEALGIQTISQPATAMLNEILQAIPNIIAAGLILLVAYIVSRFVGRLVAELIAGTGVDEIPAKLDVQRFLGQTKVSNAVGCLIVFFTMLFAVSEAADRLGFEQISGLIAMFIHFGANILLGAVILVIGFWLANVVANVVQRGEYNSSRWLGSLVRVLIIGLVLALGLRAMGIADSIVNLAFGLTLGAVAVAFALAFGLGGRQPAERLLSDLLDKAKKEANQPNPLYQPPSSTTGSTTGSTVSSTTASTTTTSSPTTTTSPVPSDSKPADSSQVNPAQPPVNKPFGSTGENDEI, via the coding sequence ATGAATGAATTTTTAAATGGCCCTCACGGCGCTCAGTTTGATGCGATGTATTACTGGGATCAGTTCCATCCTATTTTAGCTGCTATTGTCATCTTACTGGTTGGCTGGATAATCGCTTTATTGGTTGCGGCAGGTGTAAAAAAACTTCTGCAAAAAGTAAATACAAATGCCAGATTATCTTCAGCTACAGGACGTGCTCCAAATATAGAAGGCCTTATCTCTAAGGTCGTATTTTGGTTTATTTTGATTCTTGCGGTTGTTGCTGCATTAAATGTGCTCAACATCAGTGGAGTCAGTGGTCCGTTCAGTAATATGGTAAATCAGGTACTCGTTTATATACCGAATATTATTGCTGCCGTGGTCGTGGGTTTTATTGGTTGGATTGTTGCTCGACTGGTGCGGGCAGGAGTTACCAATGTTTTATCCAGAACTCAACTTGATGACAAATTAAGTAATGAAGTGGGCGTAGGGGGAATTAGTCAGAATATAGGTGAAATTCTTTACTGGCTTGTACTATTACTTTTCCTTCCAATTGTTTTATCGATATTAGGATTAACAGGCTTACTCATTCCAGTTCAAAATATGGTGAATGAGGCAATTGCTTTCTTACCTAATATTTTCATTGCTGGCGTTATCGTTTTTGTTGGTTATATCTTGGCAAAAATTGTACGCGGTATTGTTGAAGGTCTAATTAATAGCTTGGGTGTTCAAGCGCAAGCGGAAAAAATAGGTCTTTTCAAAAATTCTAATGTAGGCAAATTCTTAGGTTCATTTGTTTTTGCCATTATTATCATTACTACATTGATCGTAGCATTTGAAGCATTAGGTATTCAGACTATTTCTCAGCCAGCAACAGCGATGCTGAATGAAATTTTACAGGCAATTCCAAACATTATTGCTGCTGGTTTAATTTTACTGGTTGCTTATATTGTTTCTCGTTTTGTTGGTCGCCTAGTTGCAGAGCTAATTGCAGGCACAGGTGTTGATGAAATCCCTGCAAAATTAGATGTACAACGCTTTTTAGGTCAAACGAAAGTTTCTAATGCGGTTGGTTGTTTAATCGTATTCTTTACAATGTTGTTTGCCGTTTCTGAAGCTGCTGACCGTCTTGGTTTCGAACAAATCAGTGGTCTGATTGCAATGTTTATCCATTTCGGTGCAAACATTCTGTTAGGCGCTGTAATTTTGGTGATTGGTTTCTGGCTTGCCAATGTTGTGGCAAACGTAGTTCAACGTGGTGAATATAATAGTTCGCGTTGGTTAGGTAGTTTGGTTCGTGTCTTAATTATTGGTTTAGTACTTGCGCTTGGTTTAAGAGCGATGGGTATTGCCGATTCGATTGTGAACCTTGCATTTGGCTTAACTTTAGGTGCAGTTGCTGTCGCTTTTGCTCTTGCATTTGGTTTGGGTGGTCGTCAACCAGCGGAAAGACTTTTATCTGATTTACTAGATAAAGCGAAAAAAGAAGCAAATCAACCAAATCCTTTATATCAGCCACCTTCTAGTACGACTGGTAGTACGACTGGTAGTACAGTTTCATCTACTACTGCGTCAACAACGACCACATCTTCACCAACAACGACAACTTCACCAGTTCCATCTGATTCAAAACCAGCAGATTCTTCACAGGTAAACCCAGCACAACCACCGGTAAATAAACCATTTGGTTCTACGGGCGAAAATGACGAAATTTAG
- a CDS encoding NAD(P)/FAD-dependent oxidoreductase, giving the protein MSNSHVDVIVLGAGASGLMLAAHAAKRGRSVLILEKANKIGKKILMSGGGKCNFTNLYVEPDNYISHNPHFVISALSRYSNWDFIGLVCDYGIAYEERKHGQLFTLNGAKEILEMLVSECNKTNNVEIQTHCEVGQIDPLEQGGFSVHTNQGRFSCESLVVATGGLSIPTLGGSGFGYELAQKFGHTVFPTRAGLVPFTFSDHIKEVTTRLSGNALDVTLSNSKNSFTEALLFTHRGLSGPSSLQLSNYWNTGESFKIDFFPSQDLAAYLKDKKKAQPKVLLRTLLNEFTAKSIVQELQQLIWAEHSETAIGNISDAQLEHIAEQLHGFAVKPSGTEGYRTAEVTLGGIDTTEVSSKTLESKKQKGLYFIGEVLDVTGHLGGYNFQWAWSSAYAAAQYV; this is encoded by the coding sequence ATGTCTAACAGTCATGTCGATGTCATTGTCTTAGGTGCAGGTGCTTCTGGACTCATGTTGGCCGCACATGCTGCTAAACGAGGGCGCTCGGTTTTAATTTTAGAAAAAGCCAATAAAATTGGTAAAAAGATTTTAATGTCAGGTGGTGGCAAGTGTAACTTTACCAATCTGTATGTAGAGCCTGATAACTATATTTCCCATAATCCGCACTTTGTTATTTCTGCCCTATCACGCTATAGCAACTGGGACTTTATTGGGCTGGTATGTGATTATGGAATTGCCTATGAAGAACGTAAACACGGGCAATTATTTACGCTAAACGGTGCTAAAGAAATTTTAGAGATGTTGGTGAGTGAGTGTAATAAAACCAACAATGTTGAAATTCAAACCCATTGTGAAGTTGGACAGATCGACCCATTAGAACAAGGCGGTTTTTCTGTACACACGAACCAAGGCCGTTTTAGCTGTGAGTCATTAGTCGTTGCTACGGGTGGCTTATCTATTCCGACTTTGGGTGGTTCTGGATTTGGCTATGAACTCGCACAAAAATTTGGACATACAGTTTTCCCAACTCGTGCAGGTCTCGTTCCATTTACTTTTTCAGATCATATTAAAGAAGTGACCACACGCTTAAGTGGTAATGCTTTAGATGTCACGTTAAGCAACTCAAAAAATAGCTTTACTGAAGCATTATTATTTACCCATCGCGGTTTAAGTGGACCAAGTTCCCTCCAACTATCTAACTATTGGAATACTGGGGAGAGTTTTAAAATCGACTTCTTCCCAAGCCAAGATTTAGCAGCTTATTTAAAAGACAAAAAGAAAGCACAGCCTAAAGTTTTATTGCGTACCCTTCTGAATGAATTTACTGCCAAGAGTATTGTACAAGAGCTACAACAACTCATCTGGGCAGAGCATAGTGAAACAGCAATTGGCAATATCAGTGATGCACAGCTTGAACATATTGCCGAGCAGTTACACGGTTTTGCAGTAAAACCATCAGGTACAGAAGGTTATCGTACTGCCGAAGTTACTTTAGGTGGAATTGATACAACCGAAGTTTCATCTAAAACACTCGAGAGCAAAAAGCAGAAAGGACTATACTTTATTGGAGAAGTACTTGATGTGACTGGCCATTTAGGAGGTTATAACTTCCAATGGGCTTGGTCTTCCGCTTATGCAGCAGCGCAATATGTTTAA
- a CDS encoding pyridoxal-phosphate dependent enzyme — translation MFDHIAQPISYQHIELSSSVHLDIKRLDLVHPQISGNKFFKLKYNLLAAKQQDLSRILTFGGAYSNHIAATAYAAHLFGLNSIGIIRGEELASKPLNPTLAKAQSLGMQLHFVSRNEYRLRDDANYLQKLGHQFPETFIIPEGGTNQLAVQGCQEILSEYDLEQYNLICCAVGTGGTISGLIERSSAHQKILGFSALKGDFLQQEIRQWTKKQNWSLTDAYCCGGYAKTSPELLAFIESFEAQYAVPLEPIYTGKMMFGLIDLIKNNYFSEGTRILAIHSGGLQADIRNKSHQ, via the coding sequence ATGTTTGATCACATTGCCCAACCTATTTCCTACCAGCACATTGAACTCTCTTCATCTGTTCATCTCGACATTAAACGGTTAGATCTAGTTCACCCTCAAATTTCGGGCAATAAGTTTTTCAAACTAAAATACAATTTGCTTGCCGCAAAACAACAAGATTTATCACGTATTTTGACCTTTGGTGGAGCTTATTCAAACCACATTGCTGCAACGGCCTATGCGGCTCATCTTTTTGGCTTAAACAGTATTGGAATTATTCGCGGTGAAGAGTTAGCAAGTAAGCCTCTGAACCCAACACTAGCTAAAGCTCAAAGTCTGGGAATGCAGCTACATTTTGTCTCACGCAATGAGTATCGCTTGCGAGATGACGCAAATTATCTTCAAAAGCTAGGTCATCAATTTCCTGAAACTTTTATTATTCCTGAAGGTGGCACCAATCAGCTAGCAGTACAAGGTTGTCAGGAAATTCTTAGTGAGTATGATTTAGAGCAATATAATCTGATTTGCTGTGCAGTGGGAACTGGCGGAACGATTTCAGGTCTTATTGAAAGAAGTTCAGCACATCAAAAAATTTTAGGTTTCTCGGCCTTAAAAGGTGATTTTTTACAACAAGAAATTAGGCAGTGGACAAAAAAACAAAATTGGTCTCTCACAGATGCTTATTGCTGCGGTGGTTATGCGAAAACGTCACCTGAACTATTAGCCTTTATTGAAAGTTTTGAAGCACAATATGCCGTTCCTCTCGAACCAATCTATACAGGAAAAATGATGTTCGGTCTGATTGATCTTATAAAGAATAATTACTTTTCTGAAGGAACTCGTATTCTGGCAATTCATTCTGGTGGTTTACAGGCCGATATAAGAAATAAATCGCACCAATAG
- a CDS encoding HlyD family secretion protein: MSDDQNKPEQTPAQAPANEPTPAPAPASKLIPTNRSTLLWMLGVLIVGILVILWAWRIGPFATSVQQTDNSYVKGKTTILSSQINGYVKDVLVKDFDHVKKGQVLMHIDATTYDQKVTQAASGVEQAKNTLANQTQSIAQKQADIVAAKAKVDQAKAQYELSLAQLRRYQQLGNSGAASKSEQDKAAADAENNLAALKQAEANVLVANEALKTAQVAEAGLEAQVSSAKAQLDQAQTTKDYSVIVAPMDGQLGEVNPRIGQYVAAGSQLLYLIPQQTWVIANFKETQIANMRIGQKAWFTVDAMNHKKFTGHVEQISPAAGSEFSVLKPDNATGNFTKVVQRIAVRITIDPNQEGMEHLRPGMSVITSVDTSS, translated from the coding sequence ATGTCAGATGATCAAAACAAACCGGAACAAACACCTGCTCAGGCACCTGCCAACGAGCCAACACCTGCACCTGCACCTGCAAGTAAACTGATTCCTACAAATCGCTCAACCCTATTATGGATGCTGGGTGTGCTTATAGTGGGTATTTTAGTGATTTTATGGGCATGGAGAATTGGACCGTTTGCAACGAGTGTTCAGCAAACTGACAATAGTTATGTCAAAGGTAAAACCACGATTTTATCGTCACAAATTAACGGTTACGTTAAAGATGTATTAGTGAAAGACTTTGACCATGTTAAAAAAGGTCAAGTGCTCATGCATATTGATGCAACCACTTACGACCAAAAAGTAACTCAGGCAGCTTCTGGGGTTGAGCAAGCTAAAAATACTTTAGCCAATCAAACTCAATCTATTGCTCAGAAACAAGCAGATATTGTTGCAGCGAAAGCCAAAGTAGATCAAGCAAAGGCTCAATACGAACTTTCTTTAGCTCAGCTTAGACGCTACCAACAGTTAGGAAATAGTGGAGCAGCTTCTAAATCTGAGCAAGATAAAGCCGCGGCAGATGCTGAAAATAACCTTGCAGCCCTCAAACAGGCAGAAGCAAATGTATTAGTTGCAAACGAGGCATTGAAAACCGCACAGGTTGCTGAAGCAGGCTTAGAAGCACAAGTTTCAAGTGCTAAGGCACAGTTAGATCAAGCACAAACCACCAAAGACTATAGCGTTATTGTTGCCCCTATGGACGGTCAACTTGGTGAGGTAAACCCACGTATTGGGCAATATGTAGCAGCAGGCTCACAATTGCTCTATCTGATTCCACAGCAAACTTGGGTAATTGCCAACTTTAAAGAAACTCAAATTGCCAATATGCGAATTGGGCAAAAAGCATGGTTTACAGTCGATGCAATGAACCATAAAAAATTTACAGGACATGTTGAGCAAATCTCACCTGCTGCAGGTTCAGAATTCAGTGTATTAAAACCTGACAATGCAACAGGTAACTTTACTAAAGTTGTTCAACGTATTGCTGTACGCATCACCATAGACCCAAATCAGGAAGGAATGGAACACTTACGCCCTGGCATGTCAGTGATTACTTCTGTCGATACAAGCTCTTAA
- a CDS encoding MFS transporter codes for MSKTPRYLETPPDWTPEEQPTLPGSPAAIAHSVPKRFIYFFIGLFVALSASLSNGFITANLPLIQGEYGLTPSEAAWLPAAYVMANVSSNLILFKARQQYGLRVFSEIGLVIFIAVLVLHIFVHTYEMALFARVVAGLAGAPLSSLGMYYTMQAFKKADMAKGIYIAFGFQQLGVPLAWIISPFLVSTDSWSVLYTFELGLAICCLAMVVSLKLPRSLRIYVFEKQDFFTFALLAPGFACLCIVLTQGPILWWFNSVWLAYILIAGFSLVVLGLLYEHYRANPLIMTRWLGTASTLRFIFGAFAIRLLMSEQSYAAVNFLKAMGMGPDQFVPLYVVIFIGILSGTLFSALTFSRERIIFHLLFAEFLILVACGLDYHLTSDVRPVNFFASQFLVGFAGGLFIGPLLLIGFAQTLAKGPSYVVTFIVLFSATQTFGGLVGSSFFSTYQQHRTQNYQVEIIKDLEQSDPLVSQRLSTYQRSAAITTNDPSLQTAQAMRSLNQVVTREAQVRAYNDVIALNGIFAIALLLWGSFNIARSKYLQRRGISRP; via the coding sequence ATGAGTAAAACGCCTCGTTATTTAGAAACACCACCCGACTGGACACCAGAAGAACAACCGACTCTGCCTGGCTCTCCAGCAGCGATTGCACATTCTGTACCTAAACGTTTTATCTATTTTTTTATTGGACTATTCGTTGCTCTTTCAGCAAGCTTAAGTAATGGCTTTATCACGGCAAATTTACCTTTAATACAAGGTGAATATGGACTGACCCCTTCCGAAGCTGCTTGGCTCCCTGCTGCTTATGTTATGGCAAATGTCAGTTCAAACCTGATTTTGTTTAAAGCCCGACAACAGTATGGCTTAAGAGTATTTTCAGAAATAGGACTCGTGATTTTTATTGCGGTTCTGGTGCTGCACATTTTTGTACATACCTACGAAATGGCGCTATTCGCGCGAGTTGTTGCGGGTTTAGCAGGCGCACCACTCAGCTCGTTAGGTATGTATTACACCATGCAAGCTTTTAAAAAAGCAGACATGGCAAAAGGCATATATATCGCTTTTGGTTTTCAACAGCTAGGTGTTCCCCTCGCTTGGATTATTTCTCCATTTCTTGTGAGTACAGACAGTTGGTCTGTTCTTTACACATTTGAGCTTGGTTTAGCAATTTGTTGTTTAGCCATGGTGGTTTCATTGAAATTACCACGTAGCTTACGTATTTATGTTTTTGAGAAACAAGATTTCTTTACCTTTGCTTTACTAGCCCCAGGTTTTGCATGTTTATGTATTGTACTGACGCAAGGTCCAATTCTATGGTGGTTTAATAGCGTATGGCTTGCTTACATTTTAATTGCTGGCTTTAGCTTAGTTGTTCTTGGTTTGCTTTATGAACACTATCGTGCCAATCCATTAATCATGACACGCTGGTTAGGTACTGCTTCAACCTTACGCTTTATTTTTGGTGCTTTTGCTATTCGACTTTTAATGTCCGAGCAAAGCTATGCTGCTGTTAATTTTTTAAAAGCTATGGGAATGGGCCCTGATCAGTTTGTACCGCTTTATGTTGTGATATTCATTGGTATTTTAAGCGGAACATTATTTAGTGCGCTTACTTTTTCACGCGAACGCATTATCTTCCATTTACTGTTTGCTGAGTTTTTAATTCTGGTGGCCTGTGGCCTAGATTATCACCTAACCAGTGATGTTCGACCTGTAAACTTCTTTGCAAGTCAGTTCTTAGTCGGCTTTGCTGGTGGTTTATTTATTGGACCATTACTGCTTATTGGCTTTGCACAAACACTTGCTAAAGGTCCTTCATATGTGGTGACTTTTATTGTCTTGTTCTCTGCAACACAAACCTTTGGTGGTCTTGTCGGGTCTTCTTTCTTCTCGACCTATCAACAACACCGCACACAAAACTATCAAGTCGAGATTATTAAAGATTTAGAACAATCCGATCCATTAGTTTCTCAAAGGCTCTCCACTTATCAACGCAGCGCAGCCATCACAACAAATGACCCTAGCTTACAAACCGCTCAAGCTATGCGATCACTTAATCAGGTGGTCACGCGTGAAGCTCAGGTTCGTGCCTACAATGATGTTATAGCATTAAACGGTATTTTTGCCATCGCACTCCTTTTATGGGGTAGTTTTAATATTGCACGTAGTAAATATCTACAACGCAGAGGAATTAGCCGTCCTTAA
- a CDS encoding TetR/AcrR family transcriptional regulator → MSKRQKIAAHNRDELLNAAEECFRIHGINVPLQIVIDHAGVGRATFYRNFCDRKALISALLERAITQLEQKAAHFQQFEDGLFRLIEGHIAQLPKLAILQDFWRVIDRQDPIMLKIYERRNNALKPLIENAIEQKLCRADLTADDYAMVTAMLGSSFQGHEPEEQTRLAKRALELLFHGFQVQKIRGIE, encoded by the coding sequence ATGAGTAAACGTCAAAAAATTGCTGCCCACAATCGGGATGAATTACTCAATGCAGCTGAAGAATGTTTTCGTATTCATGGCATTAATGTGCCCTTACAAATCGTTATTGACCATGCCGGTGTCGGCAGAGCTACGTTCTACCGCAATTTTTGTGATCGCAAAGCTTTAATTAGTGCTCTTTTGGAGCGCGCGATTACACAGCTAGAGCAAAAAGCTGCTCATTTTCAACAATTCGAAGATGGTTTATTTCGTTTAATTGAAGGACATATTGCACAACTCCCCAAGCTCGCAATTTTGCAAGATTTTTGGAGAGTGATTGATCGACAAGATCCAATTATGTTAAAAATTTATGAACGGCGGAATAATGCACTTAAGCCACTGATAGAAAATGCGATAGAACAAAAATTGTGCCGGGCTGATCTAACTGCTGATGACTATGCAATGGTCACTGCAATGTTAGGTTCTTCATTTCAGGGACATGAACCTGAAGAACAGACCCGCTTAGCAAAACGAGCACTTGAATTATTATTTCATGGTTTTCAAGTACAAAAAATTCGAGGGATAGAATGA
- a CDS encoding LysE family translocator translates to MFESVVPLFSIAMALMLGAISPGPSFIYVAQNSISKSRKHGLFTALGTGTGAALFGFLAVMGLQAVLLAVPSAYLILKVGGGLYLLWLAFKIIKHAKEPIAIENDAKSKMTYKQAYRYGLITQLSNPKIAVVLASVFTALLPKEIPSYYYVALPVICFMIDAGWYSCVAMLLSSEKPRKMYLKAKTGVDRVAGSIVTLLGLKLIFFK, encoded by the coding sequence ATGTTTGAGTCCGTTGTTCCTCTTTTTTCAATTGCGATGGCATTGATGCTGGGAGCGATCAGTCCTGGGCCAAGCTTTATTTACGTCGCGCAAAATTCAATTTCAAAATCACGTAAACATGGCTTATTTACAGCATTAGGGACAGGTACAGGTGCCGCTCTTTTTGGTTTTCTAGCCGTTATGGGATTACAAGCAGTTTTGTTAGCTGTACCTTCTGCTTATTTAATTTTAAAAGTGGGTGGTGGGCTGTATCTGCTTTGGCTTGCTTTTAAAATTATTAAACATGCCAAAGAACCGATTGCTATTGAAAATGATGCCAAGTCGAAAATGACTTATAAACAGGCATATCGTTATGGCTTAATTACTCAGTTAAGTAACCCGAAAATTGCAGTTGTTCTAGCGAGTGTTTTTACTGCTTTACTGCCGAAAGAAATCCCAAGTTATTACTATGTGGCTTTACCAGTAATCTGCTTTATGATTGATGCGGGTTGGTATTCATGTGTTGCGATGCTGCTTTCTTCAGAAAAGCCTCGAAAAATGTATTTAAAAGCAAAAACTGGTGTTGACCGAGTTGCTGGAAGTATTGTTACTTTATTAGGCTTAAAACTAATTTTCTTCAAATGA
- a CDS encoding NF038215 family lipoprotein, translating to MKKLMVSISVVFLILTTGCEMRTMSKQQPANERTMSIVGTPVHEKDYKISDLQANNHEHSNY from the coding sequence ATGAAAAAACTAATGGTGAGCATTTCTGTAGTTTTTCTCATCTTAACTACAGGATGTGAGATGAGAACGATGAGCAAGCAACAACCAGCCAATGAACGAACCATGAGTATTGTTGGTACTCCAGTTCATGAAAAAGATTATAAGATTTCTGATTTACAAGCGAATAATCACGAGCATTCCAACTATTAA
- the metG gene encoding methionine--tRNA ligase → MRKILVTNALPYANGPIHMGHLLGYIQADIWVRAMRAMGHDVTYVCADDAHGTAIMLRAEANGISPEEQIANVQKEHIRDFDGFGVHFDHYDSTHSDSNKARSTDIYIKNREAGNIAVRPVTQLFDPEKGMFLSDRFIKGTCPKCKSEDQYGDSCEVCGTTYNATELLNPRSTLSGATPVEKSSDHYFFKLPNFAEYLQKWTRDEGRLPVSIANKLDEWFEAGLADWDISRDAPYFGFEIPDAPNKYFYVWVDAPIGYMSSFENYIKTKRPDLNFDDFWKKDSQNDVYHFIGKDIVYFHALFWPAMLEGANYRTPTGLFVNGFLTVNGQKMSKSRGTFIKAETYLEHLNPEYLRYYFASKLSDKVEDSDLNLDDFVQKVNSDLVGKVVNIASRCAKFINSSFNNTLSATCAESELVQSFIDAGDSIAKAYEAREFSTAIREIMALADRANQYIDEKKPWALAKQEGQEQQVLEVCSVGINLFRQLAVYLAPVLPTLAKQVQDFLKLESFDFDSRKQILVNHEIAQFQPLMQRVDPKAVAAMVDASKESLGAPAPQATKAATKKDKSAEKKAAPIPAVGEAEIIGIEDFLKVDLRVAQVVEAGTVEGSDKLLQLTLNVGEAEPRNVFSGIRSQYAPEDLKGKLVVMVANLAPRKMRFGISNGMVLAAGNGEGIFIISPDSGAKPGDKVS, encoded by the coding sequence GTGCGTAAAATTTTAGTCACTAATGCCCTCCCTTATGCTAATGGTCCAATTCATATGGGTCATTTACTCGGTTATATCCAGGCAGATATCTGGGTTCGTGCCATGCGGGCAATGGGTCATGACGTGACTTATGTATGTGCGGATGATGCTCACGGTACAGCCATTATGCTGCGTGCCGAAGCAAATGGTATTAGCCCAGAAGAGCAAATTGCGAATGTTCAAAAAGAACATATCCGTGATTTTGATGGCTTCGGCGTACATTTCGATCATTACGATTCAACGCATAGCGATTCGAATAAAGCACGTTCAACTGATATTTACATTAAAAACCGTGAAGCTGGAAATATTGCAGTTCGTCCTGTAACTCAATTATTTGACCCAGAAAAAGGGATGTTCTTATCTGACCGTTTCATTAAGGGTACATGCCCAAAATGTAAATCAGAAGATCAATACGGAGACTCATGTGAAGTCTGCGGCACAACTTATAATGCGACCGAGTTACTTAACCCTCGTTCAACTTTAAGTGGCGCAACCCCAGTTGAAAAATCATCAGACCATTATTTCTTCAAGCTGCCAAATTTTGCAGAATATTTGCAGAAATGGACTCGTGATGAAGGCCGCTTACCTGTTTCAATTGCTAACAAGTTAGATGAATGGTTTGAAGCTGGTTTAGCAGACTGGGATATTTCTCGTGATGCTCCTTATTTTGGTTTTGAAATTCCAGATGCACCAAACAAATATTTCTATGTTTGGGTAGATGCCCCGATCGGTTATATGTCTAGTTTTGAAAACTACATCAAAACTAAACGTCCAGACTTAAACTTTGATGATTTCTGGAAAAAAGACAGCCAAAATGATGTCTACCATTTTATTGGTAAAGATATTGTTTATTTCCATGCTTTATTCTGGCCTGCAATGCTTGAAGGTGCCAACTACCGCACTCCAACAGGCTTGTTTGTAAATGGTTTCTTGACTGTAAATGGACAAAAAATGTCTAAGTCACGCGGTACTTTCATTAAAGCCGAGACTTACTTAGAACATTTAAACCCAGAATATTTGCGTTACTACTTTGCTTCTAAACTTTCAGATAAAGTTGAAGACTCTGACTTGAACCTTGATGACTTTGTTCAGAAAGTAAATTCAGACTTAGTCGGTAAAGTCGTTAATATTGCTAGCCGCTGTGCAAAGTTCATCAATAGCAGCTTTAACAATACACTCTCAGCTACATGCGCTGAATCTGAATTGGTACAAAGCTTTATTGATGCAGGCGATTCAATTGCTAAAGCCTATGAAGCACGTGAATTCTCTACAGCGATTCGTGAAATTATGGCGCTTGCTGACCGTGCAAACCAATACATTGATGAGAAAAAACCTTGGGCACTTGCGAAACAAGAAGGCCAAGAACAACAAGTACTTGAAGTTTGCTCAGTTGGTATCAACTTATTCCGTCAATTAGCAGTGTACTTAGCACCAGTTCTTCCAACTTTGGCGAAGCAAGTTCAAGATTTCTTAAAACTTGAAAGTTTTGATTTTGATTCACGCAAACAAATTCTTGTAAACCATGAGATTGCGCAGTTCCAGCCACTTATGCAACGTGTTGATCCTAAAGCGGTAGCTGCAATGGTCGATGCTTCTAAAGAGTCTTTAGGTGCCCCTGCTCCACAAGCAACAAAAGCAGCTACGAAAAAAGATAAATCTGCTGAGAAAAAAGCAGCCCCAATTCCAGCAGTTGGTGAAGCTGAAATTATTGGTATTGAAGATTTCTTAAAAGTTGACTTACGTGTTGCTCAAGTAGTTGAAGCAGGTACAGTTGAAGGTTCTGATAAATTACTACAACTTACTTTAAACGTTGGCGAAGCTGAACCACGTAATGTATTCAGCGGTATTCGTAGCCAATACGCTCCAGAAGATCTAAAAGGCAAATTAGTGGTTATGGTTGCAAACCTCGCACCACGTAAAATGCGTTTTGGTATTTCAAACGGAATGGTACTTGCTGCCGGAAATGGTGAAGGTATTTTCATTATTTCACCAGATAGCGGTGCAAAACCTGGCGATAAAGTTTCTTAA